DNA sequence from the Coffea arabica cultivar ET-39 chromosome 11c, Coffea Arabica ET-39 HiFi, whole genome shotgun sequence genome:
aaattatttttatctttttatttaaaAGATGGTACATTTGTTATAAAATTTAAAGCACAAATATCATTTACCATAAAAAGCTCAAAATATTGTGTCTTCCTTATCAATTAGTTATCTGACGGTACCGTTCTTAGAAATTTTCCGAACATttgaaccaaaatcatgaaaaaatttCGCGTATGAAAAGACTAAAGGGAAACGACCAGTTTCATCCttacattttacaaaaatattcttttcattcctTACTGTTAAAACGAAGTGAATTCGTTCTTGAcctttttaaaaattgaaactaTTACATACCTGAAGTCAACTTTTGACCTAAATCTAATCATCTAATAACTCaattacaaatttcagaggtatAATTGATAGATCACTTGATTAACTAAACTTGATATTCACGTGAAATTTAATgaatccaaaaaagaaaaaagaaaaaattataatattaaaaagaagaattaatttttcttatattATCATTGTATATACTGATAGGTCTAGATACCTATCACATCATTTTAGTTTAAATTTAAACACTAAATTTTGTATGTATGGTATACATCTAGATCGCAAGTGTATACTGTAACAGTGCACGAAaaattttacccaaaaaaaatccTACTATTCCAAGATAAAAAATGGCCTTTtctattataattttttatttttttttccttttttgattcaataaatgtcatgtgaatatTATGGAGTTGACCAACTGATCTATCAATTTTATCCTCGAAATTTGTTACTGGATTACTAGATGATTTGATTCAAATTGAAAGGTGGGTTTAGGAATgtaatagttttaattttaaaatatcatagatgaattttgcttcattttaaaagtaaacaatgaaaataatatttttgcGAAATGTGAGAAATGGAATAGGTCATTTTTCCAAGCCTAAAGAAAAGTTGCACATTTTGTTCGAAAAGTAAATTGGGTGACTATCAATAGAAGAGGTCTCGGGCTTGAAACCTCCGACTTAcactaaccaaaaaaaaaaatcagtttatTTAGATTATACCATCAAAACTATATTTGCGGACCTTTCTGTAAAATCTTCAATTGCATAACTATAGTAATCTATAtaacttttcattaaaaaaaaaaggtaggtaATACATTGTTTCTTAAAAAGCTGATTCTACATTTCTGTTTCAATTAGAAGGTATAGTTATTTAAAACGCTCTTATTTCTATTTTAACttcatttttttcactttttttttgatttatttaagCCGGAAAAAAGTTGGTCTTCGAAGACTACCCTCACGATACTTCCAAAATAACTTTGGCAAAACTTAAAAGCAACAAATTAATTAAGCAATTCTTTCAGATGACTTTTCTTGCAAATGGACTAAAACGCACAATTATCTAAGCTTTTCTCAATACTAATCAGTGCCTACTCATTAGTCATTAGGTTAAAAAGCCAAAAAAGTTGCAGTTTGCTTAGTGCTTTGGATTAAGAGACATATTCAAGCTTAGTTCTTTGGATTAAGTTCCTAATCAGTGCTTATGTCTCTTAAAATGCATATGACAATACAATTAGGATAACACGTCTCTTAACGCGCTTATGACAGTAAAATTACAAAAACTCCCCTTATGGTATGGTAAAATTGCAGTTTGCCTCCTAACATTTGTTTCTTCTCACTTTACCCTTCATTTCAGTCGAACTCGCCAAGTTAACTATTAAAATAGTTGAGTTGATGAAAATGCCCTTCTACATGGTTTATAAGGAAAGACCCCAAGATTCCTTGGCTATTCAAATTACAAGATGTAATTTTTACTATAgaataattatttttctagacttttggataaaataaatttgaataCTAACATTCTTTTTCTGCCTAGAATTGGCATGCACGTAATCGCTTTAAAATGGGTAGATGCTGAACTTTatgaaaaacaaagagaaataTGTACTGTAAAGTTTTGCTATAAAGTTTACCTGTTTTTCACAATCGTTAACTGCAATACAACACATATTTTTCTTCGTTTTTCTCAAAGTTCAAGGTAAATTGCAACGTTAACTGAACTTtaaggggctaaattgtaactTTGACGGAACCTTAAGAAGAGCGAGATTTTAATACATAATATTATCACAAGCATGTTAAGAGACATATTCAAGCTTATACAGTGGTTTGGATTAAGTTCCTATCAGTAGCTCTTCAAATTATTTgctgcattttgttgtttctttaaaatgaaaatgaagcttAGTATTTTGGACTATGTACTTGATTTGATATATAATGTCCATCACGATTCACCACCAAATACTCACAACATTAGTACGTTGTATAAATGTATTGAAAATTGCAAAATAGCTGTCAGTCATGTTACAATGTCAACATGAAATGTTTAATCTTTGTTGGAAAATGTAAGAATCCCAGATTTTAAGGTtgaattcttcatttctttataCGACCTTGAGTTGCAAAGTGTTAATAAACTAAACTCTCTGCCAGATTCATGCGTCTTTCTGGCATTGTCATTCTTAAAAGCCGACCATATTTCTCAAGTAGCAGTAAAATAGAAGTTCTACAATCGCTATCCAAGTTTTTGTTTAATAACTGGGGTAGATATCATTTATTGGCATGAAAATCAACTATCTTCCGTGCAATTTCTTAAACTCATGATGATCATGCATATGTATTCTCACTTAAATATAATTAAGGATTCAAAGAAAATCGAAGAGAATTCCAAACAGTTCAGTTCATGTCATCATCAAGAAATTAACCATAAAACTCTGCCTATATATGACTCCCTAAATATAATGCGAGGCATGCATCCTACCATACCATTTCCATTGAGTGTGAAGTAATAAAATCTGGTCAAGAAATGGCTGAGGAGAGTTGTTTAGATGGAAACACAATTAACGATCGAAAGACTTCACCAAAAGCAGCAGGCTATGAGCAAGATTCAGATTCTAAATCTAGAAGGAATAAGAAAGTGGCCCATAAAGTTCCATACTACAAGCTTTTCTCCTTCGCTGATCCTGTTGACTATGTCTTAATGGTGGTTGGTACAATCACAGCAGTTGGAAGTGGGATTTCCATGCCCCTTATGACAGTGCTATTGGGTGAGATAATCAACTCCTTTGGCAAGACACTGGATAGAAAACAAGTCGTACATGAAGTTTCTAAGGTATGAAGCACTCTAGTTTTATAAACAAGTTGTAAGTATGTTGCTGTTTCATTATGGAATTAGAAAATAAGCAATGGTATTGTGTTCAGTTTATAGTCTGCCAGGCCAGAGTCTTATCCTGTTTGTGTAGAAACTACAATTTTCAACTCAGCTTCTCTATTTCCATTCAAAATTAATTATCTCAAAGAAGCACATATTTCATCTCTATTCAATGCAAATGTAACTATAGTTTCTTGATAAAACATTTATATAACTAGCAATATCAACTTCAGGTATCTTTAAAGTATGTATACTTGGCTCTGGGATCTGGAGTTGCATCGTTTTCTCGtaagttaatttgatttcttgaaTAGTAGTTTGCCCTATAGTAGCATGATTCTTTATCAGAGAAAATCAACAATGACCCTTCTTGGCAGAGATAGCTTGTTGGACAGTCACAGGAGAGAGGCAGGCCGCTAGAATAAGAAGTTTATACCTGCGAGCTTTATTAATGCAAGATGTTGCATTTTTTGACAAAGAAACCAGTACTGGAGAAATTATTGAGAGGATATCAGTTGATACTATTACTATTCAAGATGCCATTAGTGAAAAGGTATGGCTGCTTAGACACAGAACAAGAAGTTCTCAGCATCGTAGAAGCATAATATGATATATCTCTGTTTGATTCAACAGGTTGGAAGATTCATACAGTTGTCAGCTTCCATTTTAGGAGCTTTTGTTGTAGCTTTTATTAAGGGGTGGCTACTCTCCTTGGTCTTGTCGTCTTCAATTCCGCTACTTGTCCTGACTGCTTCTACAATGACTATGATACTGGCAAAGCGGGCATCTCGGGGACAAGCAGCCTATTCAGTTGCAGCAACAGTGGTTGAACAGACTCTAGGCTCAATTAGAACAGTAAGAACAGTGATAGAATGGAAGCTTTTTCATATTCTATAGTTCTTGACTAGTGACATTTTTTGGAATTTAGGTTGCATCTTTTACTGGGGAGAAGCAAGCTATTGCCGAATATGACAAATCCCTGGATAAAGCTTACAAATCAGGAGTGCGAGAGGGCTTGGCAGCTGGTTTGGGACGTGGTACCCTTGCGTTTGTTTACTACTGCAGTTATGGTTTAGCATTATGGTTTGGAGCCAAAATGATCTTAGAGAAGCACTATACCGGAGGAGATGTCCTCAATGTAACAATTGCCCTATTAACTGGATCCTTGTGAGTATCATTATTCTTTGTGTCTATGCATGATAAAAGTGCAatgcttttatggattttattcttaattttttattacCAAGTCCTTGAAATGCTAAaaaatttctggtcattttgATGTTCTTCCAGTTCCATTGGACAAGCATCCCCTTGCTTGAGTGCATTTGCATGTGGACAAGCTGCAGGATTTAAAATGTTTCAGGTAATGAATAGAAAGCCAGTTATAAGCCCTTCCAATTTGGGTGGACTAAAATTGGATAATGTGGCTGGCAATATAGAACTGAAGGATGTCTATTTCAGCTATCCAACAAGGGTACATGAACAGATATTtaatggattttctctcttcaTACCAAGTGGAACAACTACAGCATTGGTTGGACGAAGTGGAAGCGGAAAATCAACGGTTCTCAGCCTTATCGAGAGATTCTATGATCCACAAGCAGGTCAAGTCTTGATAGATGGTATCAACATCAAAGAGTTTCAACTTAAGTGGATCAGAAGCAAAATTGGTCTCGTCAGCCAGGAGCCTATATTGTTTGCCTCGAGCATTAGGGATAATATTGCATACGGCAAGGAGAACACGAGCCTTGGTGAAATACAAATTGCAGCCCAACACGCCAATGCTACTAAATTCATCGACAACTTACCTCAGGTTTAGCTTTGAGACTCTTCTGAATAATGTTCTTGGATAACATGTACTTATGTTTGTAAAGGTGTTTTCTTTAGAaatttctttacaaacaaatcTTCGCAAGCTTGACACGTCATGCAGACTTTTAGATGCAGCATGTTAAGGACATTGCCAAGAATCAGCAGAGTCAGACATGAAAGGATCTTTCTCAAAGTTGTTATCCGAGATTTGTACAAGATGCATTAATTTTGAACTAGGCTAGATGCAGAAAAGAGAAATTTCAGAGAAAGAATCTAttgtttttcctctttttcatcTTACACCTTATCCTCTCATAATTTTCATGCTGTTCAATCTCAGTGTAACTGCTTTTCATATGGTCAGGGGCTAGATACGATTGTCGGTATGCATGGAATTCAAATGTCAGGGGGACAAAAGCAGAGAATTGCCATAGCAAGAGCAATTCTGAAAGACCCTAGCATTCTACTTCTGGATGAAGCTACAAGTGCTCTTGATGCAGAATCTGAACGGATTGTGCAGAAAGCTCTGGATGGAATTATGGTCAACCGGACGACAGTTATTGTAGCACATCGTCTGAGCACAGTGAAAAATGCAGACAAAATTGCTGTCattgatcaaggaaatattgttgaaaaaggTTAGTGCTTTCTGGAACAAACTGTGAAATACCAATAGGTAGAAGTGATGGTTTGGAACAAACTGTGAAAGCTAAAATCTTTTGTGGATAGATAAGTCTTAGATTTTGATTGTATATCGTACGCACCATTGATGACTTGCTTGTTTAGAAACTCACAAGATAATTGCTAATTTAATTTATCAAACTTTCAGGTCCACATAGTGAGCTACTACAAGATCCTGAAGGAGCATATTCCCAGCTTGTACGGTTACAACAGCCTAGTAAAGGATCAGATGACTATATTTTGGATAATCATCATGATCGACCAGGGATTAAAGCAGATTCTGGAAGACATTTTAGCCAAAGAATTTCCTCAAAATCCATAAGCCGATGCTCATTCGAAACAGGTAACAGTAGCCGTCACTCATTATCTGTATCAACTGGTCTGCCTACCGTTGTCAGGATGCTAAAAACAGGATCGGAAGAATCCCAAGAATCAGCTTCCATGCCATCAAAGAAAGACCAACGAAGTCCACTTTACCGCTTGGCCTATCTTAACAAACCCGAAATTCCACAATTATTGCTTGGTTCCTTAGCAGCTGTTGTTACTGGAGcacttttaccaatttttgggGTAATTCTCTCAAAAGCAATCAAGACCTTCTATGAGCCTGCTCATGAGCTTCAGAAGAAATCAAGATTGTGGGCATTATTGGTAGTAGTTCTTGGGTTGTCTTATTTATTGGCAACACCATTAAGAGCGTATTGTTTTGCTGTGGCAGGATGTAAGCTGATTAGAAGCATTCGGTTGAAATGCTTTGAAAAAATAGTTCATATGGATATAAGTTGGTTTGATAGGCAGGACAACTCAAGTGGTAGAATTAGTTCCCGGCTTTCGATTGATGCAGCATCAGTGAGAAGTCTAGTTGGCGAATCGCTTTCCATGCTTGTTCAGAATAGTGCCACCGCTTTTGCTGGATTGATTATTGGTTTTGGAGCAAGCTGGAGGTTATCCCTCATAGTAATATTCATGTTACCACTCATTACCATTAATGGatacatgaatttaaaatttttaagcgGATTCAATGCGGATGCAAAGGTTTGTCCAATACTTGATCACTGTTGACAGAATTCTCAAGTTAAATGCATGGAAATCAGAAATCATATTTACTATCATGATGAGTGGTAGACACTAAATAGAATTGTCCTTAATTCGGAAGACACACTTTGTTAGTGCCATAAAATGAGATAGTTCTGACTAAGTACATACTTTGTTATTGCCACAAGATGAGATAGTTCAGTTTGGAGAGGTTCAAGTATGTATCTGCAGGCTTGACCACTAGTTGATCTTTTTTGCATTGGAACAAAAAGTATACTTtcagaaataaaaattttgtaaaGTAAATAATTCCTGCAATTGATGTAGATTGCATTTAGGAGCTTGTGTATGTTCTGATGATTTGAAAACTTAGCCAGCATAAGGGAAAATGTTCTTGCATAATGTTTTTCCTTTGGTTATTTGATGTGAATTCAATGATCTGCTGTCTTTTGCATCTTCTTGATATATTAGAGAAACTAATGACCAAAAGTTTTCGTAATCGACTCCTTGTAATATGCATATTCAACTTTTTGTTCATGGAATTTCTAGAATGTACAACACAAGTTGGAATTCCATTCTGTTTACAGAAGTTGTACGAGGAAGCCACTCAAGTAGCCAGTGATGCAGTTGGAAGCATTAGGACAGTTGCA
Encoded proteins:
- the LOC113717338 gene encoding ABC transporter B family member 11-like codes for the protein MVVGTITAVGSGISMPLMTVLLGEIINSFGKTLDRKQVVHEVSKVSLKYVYLALGSGVASFSQIACWTVTGERQAARIRSLYLRALLMQDVAFFDKETSTGEIIERISVDTITIQDAISEKVGRFIQLSASILGAFVVAFIKGWLLSLVLSSSIPLLVLTASTMTMILAKRASRGQAAYSVAATVVEQTLGSIRTVASFTGEKQAIAEYDKSLDKAYKSGVREGLAAGLGRGTLAFVYYCSYGLALWFGAKMILEKHYTGGDVLNVTIALLTGSFSIGQASPCLSAFACGQAAGFKMFQVMNRKPVISPSNLGGLKLDNVAGNIELKDVYFSYPTRVHEQIFNGFSLFIPSGTTTALVGRSGSGKSTVLSLIERFYDPQAGQVLIDGINIKEFQLKWIRSKIGLVSQEPILFASSIRDNIAYGKENTSLGEIQIAAQHANATKFIDNLPQGLDTIVGMHGIQMSGGQKQRIAIARAILKDPSILLLDEATSALDAESERIVQKALDGIMVNRTTVIVAHRLSTVKNADKIAVIDQGNIVEKGPHSELLQDPEGAYSQLVRLQQPSKGSDDYILDNHHDRPGIKADSGRHFSQRISSKSISRCSFETGNSSRHSLSVSTGLPTVVRMLKTGSEESQESASMPSKKDQRSPLYRLAYLNKPEIPQLLLGSLAAVVTGALLPIFGVILSKAIKTFYEPAHELQKKSRLWALLVVVLGLSYLLATPLRAYCFAVAGCKLIRSIRLKCFEKIVHMDISWFDRQDNSSGRISSRLSIDAASVRSLVGESLSMLVQNSATAFAGLIIGFGASWRLSLIVIFMLPLITINGYMNLKFLSGFNADAKKLYEEATQVASDAVGSIRTVASFSAEDNVILLYEKKCKGPVTKGIKQGLYSGAGYGLSMFFLYAVYATTFYAGARLIKAGKITFGDVFQVFYGLSMAAIGISQSSALSPDASKARSGAASIIALLDLNSPIDSSKTSGIILDNVKGDIAFQNVSFRYPSRPDVQIFKDLCLAIESCKTLALVGESGSGKSTVISLLQRFYDPDSGEITLDGVELRSLNLKWLRQQMGLVSQEPVLFTGTIRDNIAYGKEGSATEAEILSAAEKANAHQFISGLQQGYDTLVGERGIQLSGGQKQRVAIARAIIKSPKILLLDEATSALDAESEKVVQDALVQAMVGKTTIVVAHRLSTIRGADLIAVVKNGVIQERGNHESLISMKDGIYASLMEHYASATSI